A part of Corvus cornix cornix isolate S_Up_H32 chromosome Z, ASM73873v5, whole genome shotgun sequence genomic DNA contains:
- the GCNT1 gene encoding beta-1,3-galactosyl-O-glycosyl-glycoprotein beta-1,6-N-acetylglucosaminyltransferase has translation MLKRKLRFCHNLRFRLFLGLTLILVIISVLKVNQKEDFINRRHLELTKEDPISNVNCTKIIEGDIEEMQKVQLEVLSVSFKKRPRLTTDDYINMTSDCASFTKTRKYIMEPLSNEEAEFPIAYSIVVYHKIEMLDRLLRSIYAPQNFYCIHVDKKSPESFFAAVKGIVSCFDNVFISSQLESVVYASWSRVQADINCMKDLYRRSSNWRYLINLCGMDFPIKTNQEIVEKLKALKGENSLETEKMPVYKEVRWKKHHEIIDGKIKNTGIDKQLPPLNTPVFSGSAYFVVSRSFVEYVLENSKILKFIEWAKDTYSPDEYLWATIQRIPEVPGAFSSSDKYDVSDMNALARFVKWQYFEGDVSKGAPYPPCSGVHIRSVCVFGVGDLNWMLRNHHLFANKFDTDVDPFAVKCLEEYLRHKALYLQKN, from the coding sequence ATGCTGAAGAGGAAATTACGGTTTTGTCACAACTTGCGTTTCAGGCTTTTCTTGGGTCTAACTCTTATTTTAgtaataatttcagttttgaaagttAACCAGAAAGAAGACTTCATAAATCGGAGACATCTGGAGCTAACAAAAGAAGATCCTATTAGCAATGTTAACTGCACCAAGATTATTGAGGGAGATatagaagaaatgcaaaaggtACAGCTTGAGGTATTATCAGTGTCATTTAAGAAACGCCCCAGACTAACGACAGATGATTATATTAACATGACTTCTGACTGTGCCTCCTTCACCAAGACTAGGAAATACATTATGGAACCTCTCAGCAATGAAGAAGCAGAATTTCCAATTGCTTACTCAATAGTGGTTTATCACAAAATTGAGATGCTTGATAGACTTCTAAGATCAATCTATGCTCCACAGAATTTTTACTGCATTCATGTAGACAAAAAGTCTCCAGAATccttttttgctgctgtgaagGGAATAGTCTCATGTTTTGATAATGTCTTTATTTCCAGCCAGTTAGAGAGTGTGGTATATGCTTCATGGAGCAGAGTGCAGGCAGACATTAACTGCATGAAAGATCTCTACAGAAGAAGTTCAAACTGGAGATACCTAATAAACCTATGTGGCATGGACTTTCCTATAAAGACCAACCAGGAAATAGTAGAGAAATTAAAAGCCCTTAAGGGTGAAAATAgcttggaaacagaaaaaatgcctGTTTATAAAGAAGTAAGGTGGAAAAAACACCATGAGATTATTGATGGTAAAATAAAGAACACAGGCATAGACAAACAACTACCACCTCTCAATACTCCAGTTTTTTCTGGCAGTGCCTATTTTGTAGTTAGCAGAAGCTTTGTAGAATATGTattagaaaacagcaaaatacttAAGTTCATTGAGTGGGCGAAAGATACTTACAGCCCAGATGAGTACCTGTGGGCAACAATTCAGAGAATCCCTGAAGTCCCAGgtgctttttcttccagtgaCAAGTACGACGTTTCTGATATGAATGCACTGGCCAGGTTTGTCAAGTGGCAGTACTTTGAAGGTGATGTGTCCAAAGGTGCACCCTACCCACCGTGCAGTGGAGTTCACATTCGCTCTGTCTGTGTTTTTGGAGTAGGAGACTTGAACTGGATGCTACGAAACCATCACTTATTTGCTAATAAGTTTGACACTGATGTTGACCCTTTTGCAGTGAAATGCTTGGAAGAGTATTTGCGGCACAAAGCTTTGTATCTGCAAAAGAACTGA